A single window of Pseudanabaena sp. BC1403 DNA harbors:
- the bchL gene encoding ferredoxin:protochlorophyllide reductase (ATP-dependent) iron-sulfur ATP-binding protein has protein sequence MTKCEDGEGSVQVHQDPGMVIEGALVIAVYGKGGIGKSTTSSNLSAAFSHLGKRVLQIGCDPKHDSTFTLTKRMVPTVIDVLETVDFHSEELQTNDFMFEGYNGVMCIEAGGPPAGTGCGGYVTGQTVKLLKEHHLLEDTDVVIFDVLGDVVCGGFAAPLQHAHYCLIVTANDFDSIFAMNRIVAAIQSKAKNYRVRLGGIIANRSEGTDQIDKFNDRVGLKTLAHFRTVDAIRRSRLKKCTVFEMDPDPEVLEVQQEYLKLAKGMLENAEPLYAQPLKDREIFDLLGFD, from the coding sequence ATTACTAAATGTGAAGACGGCGAAGGCAGCGTCCAAGTCCATCAAGATCCAGGGATGGTGATTGAAGGGGCTTTGGTAATTGCTGTCTACGGTAAAGGTGGCATCGGCAAATCCACCACTTCTTCTAATTTATCGGCAGCTTTCTCTCATCTCGGTAAGCGTGTACTTCAGATCGGTTGTGATCCCAAACATGACAGCACCTTCACTCTCACAAAGAGAATGGTTCCCACAGTTATCGATGTGCTCGAAACCGTTGATTTCCATTCTGAAGAACTTCAAACTAATGACTTCATGTTTGAAGGCTATAACGGCGTGATGTGTATTGAAGCTGGTGGTCCACCCGCAGGAACTGGTTGCGGTGGCTATGTCACAGGTCAAACTGTTAAACTTCTTAAAGAACATCATCTACTTGAAGATACTGATGTCGTGATTTTTGATGTATTGGGCGATGTGGTCTGTGGTGGTTTTGCTGCGCCATTGCAACATGCTCATTACTGCTTGATCGTCACCGCCAATGACTTTGACTCTATCTTCGCAATGAACCGCATCGTCGCTGCAATCCAATCTAAAGCGAAAAACTATCGCGTGCGTTTGGGCGGTATTATCGCCAACCGTAGCGAAGGAACTGATCAAATCGACAAATTTAATGATCGCGTTGGATTGAAAACCTTAGCGCACTTCCGCACAGTTGATGCCATCCGCCGTAGTCGATTGAAGAAATGTACTGTATTTGAAATGGATCCTGATCCTGAAGTGTTAGAAGTACAGCAAGAATATCTGAAGCTTGCTAAAGGTATGCTGGAAAATGCTGAGCCTCTTTACGCTCAACCTCTAAAAGATCGCGAAATTTTTGACCTACTTGGTTTTGACTAA
- a CDS encoding ferredoxin:protochlorophyllide reductase (ATP-dependent) subunit N, translating into MALEPCTELPVKITADIPVLKERGQREVFCGLTGIVWLHRKMQDAFFLVVGSRTCAHLIQSAAGVMIFAEPRFGTAILGERDLAGLADANEELDRVVDQLLERRPDIGTLFLVGSCPSEVIKLDLAKAAERLSTRFFPKVRILNYSGSGIETTFTQGEDACLGSMVPVLPRSDEAGLMVVGSLADVVEDQFRRLFDKMGIGPVYFFPPRRAANLPPVGKGTKLLLAQPFLSDTVRSLVSRGATLLPSPYPLGIEGTTAWLKTAADAWNVDSKVFEDAIEPPVKRAKIALERYRQALTGRKAFLFPDSQLEIPLARFLSRECGMELVEVGMPYIDRLLMDKEIALLPEGTVLSEGQDVEKQLDRCREARPDITVCGLGLANPLEAEGMATKWSIELVFSPIHGYDQAADLAELFARPLERRRRLTV; encoded by the coding sequence CTTGACGGGGATCGTTTGGCTACATCGCAAAATGCAGGATGCTTTTTTTCTGGTAGTCGGTTCTCGTACCTGCGCCCATTTAATCCAATCAGCAGCAGGCGTAATGATTTTCGCCGAACCAAGATTTGGTACTGCAATTCTCGGCGAACGAGATCTTGCTGGACTGGCGGATGCCAATGAAGAACTCGATCGCGTTGTCGATCAACTACTCGAACGTCGCCCAGATATTGGCACGTTGTTTTTGGTGGGATCATGTCCCTCTGAAGTAATTAAGCTCGACCTTGCCAAAGCCGCAGAGAGACTTAGTACACGTTTCTTTCCAAAAGTTCGGATTCTCAATTATTCTGGCAGCGGAATTGAAACAACATTTACCCAAGGTGAAGATGCCTGTCTGGGGTCTATGGTTCCAGTATTACCTCGCAGCGATGAAGCTGGGCTAATGGTGGTTGGTAGTCTGGCGGATGTGGTAGAAGATCAATTTCGCCGACTGTTTGACAAAATGGGTATTGGCCCAGTTTATTTCTTTCCTCCTCGCCGTGCGGCTAATCTGCCACCAGTGGGTAAAGGTACAAAATTATTGCTTGCCCAGCCATTTTTAAGCGATACGGTGCGATCGCTCGTTTCTCGCGGCGCAACTTTGTTGCCATCACCATATCCGTTAGGGATCGAAGGGACGACAGCATGGCTTAAAACAGCGGCAGATGCTTGGAATGTCGATAGCAAAGTTTTTGAAGATGCGATCGAGCCTCCTGTCAAACGAGCCAAAATAGCTTTAGAACGCTATCGTCAAGCGCTGACAGGGCGTAAAGCATTTTTATTCCCAGACTCACAACTAGAAATTCCTTTAGCTCGTTTTCTATCAAGAGAATGTGGCATGGAACTTGTCGAGGTGGGAATGCCCTATATTGATCGCCTGTTGATGGACAAAGAAATTGCCCTGTTGCCTGAGGGAACTGTCCTATCAGAAGGACAAGATGTAGAGAAGCAGCTAGATCGATGTCGGGAAGCTCGTCCCGATATTACAGTCTGTGGTCTAGGACTTGCCAACCCTCTCGAAGCTGAAGGCATGGCTACCAAATGGTCAATCGAATTAGTGTTTTCACCGATTCATGGGTATGACCAAGCTGCCGACCTTGCTGAATTGTTTGCTCGCCCGCTTGAGCGACGCAGAAGATTAACAGTGTAG
- the bchB gene encoding ferredoxin:protochlorophyllide reductase (ATP-dependent) subunit B, with translation MELTLWTYEGPPHVGAMRIATAMEGVHYVLHAPQGDTYADLLFTMIERRDRRPPVTYTTFQARDLGGDTAEMVKTSVREAYDRFKPQVMLVGESCTAELIQDQPGGLAKSMGLPIPVVSLELPAYSKKENWGASETLYHLVRTLLLPVVPAPNTPRPKRDPNIRPKANIIGPTALGFRCRDDIREVIKLLAEIGVDVNVVAPMGSTPDDLLRIPNADFNICLYPEIALTTCTWLSRSFGQPIIKTVPIGVGATRDFITEIGKVADIDVSQALARSHADTLGNWDAARVSSAAEVGASRLPWYSRSVDSTYLTGKRVFIFGDATHVLAAARMATEELGFTLVGIGTYSREFAREVREVAKKHGIEAVISDDYLAVETKIAEAAPELVLGTQMERHIAKRLGIPCAVISAPIHVQDVPARYSPQMGWEGANVIFDSWIHPLMMGLEEHLIGMFKEDFEFAEGHMSHLHTAPSQESRRDLPSESVATDHAIASTNNSNQAVLTPIAQAIEGITWSADGEAELKKIPFFVRGKIKRNTEKFASDRGITSITVETLYDAKAQIGQ, from the coding sequence ATGGAATTGACTCTCTGGACTTACGAAGGCCCTCCCCATGTGGGGGCAATGCGAATTGCCACTGCAATGGAAGGTGTCCATTATGTTCTTCATGCGCCGCAGGGCGATACATACGCCGACTTGCTGTTTACGATGATTGAGCGTCGCGATCGCCGTCCGCCTGTAACTTACACCACCTTTCAAGCTCGCGATCTTGGTGGTGACACGGCTGAAATGGTTAAAACTTCTGTGCGCGAAGCCTATGACAGATTTAAGCCTCAAGTCATGCTCGTTGGCGAAAGTTGCACAGCTGAGTTAATTCAAGATCAACCAGGTGGCTTAGCCAAAAGCATGGGGCTGCCGATCCCAGTTGTAAGTCTGGAACTGCCCGCTTATTCTAAGAAAGAAAATTGGGGAGCAAGCGAAACTCTGTATCATCTAGTTCGGACACTCCTATTACCAGTTGTCCCAGCCCCAAATACGCCACGTCCTAAACGCGATCCCAATATCCGTCCAAAAGCGAACATAATTGGTCCAACTGCATTAGGCTTTAGATGCCGTGATGATATTCGTGAAGTGATCAAGTTATTGGCGGAGATCGGCGTAGATGTGAATGTCGTTGCGCCAATGGGATCAACACCCGATGACTTGCTGCGGATCCCAAATGCAGATTTTAATATTTGTCTTTATCCTGAAATTGCACTGACAACTTGTACTTGGCTCAGCCGTAGCTTTGGACAACCAATTATTAAAACCGTTCCTATCGGAGTCGGAGCGACTCGCGACTTTATTACTGAAATTGGCAAAGTTGCTGATATCGATGTTAGTCAAGCTCTAGCGCGATCGCATGCTGATACTTTGGGTAATTGGGATGCAGCACGGGTATCATCGGCAGCCGAAGTGGGCGCTTCGAGACTACCTTGGTATTCCAGATCAGTTGACTCCACCTATCTCACAGGCAAGCGTGTATTCATCTTTGGTGATGCGACCCATGTTTTGGCGGCAGCAAGGATGGCAACTGAAGAATTAGGCTTTACCCTCGTTGGTATTGGAACCTACAGCCGAGAGTTCGCGAGGGAAGTACGCGAAGTTGCCAAGAAGCATGGAATTGAAGCCGTGATTAGTGATGACTATCTGGCAGTGGAAACTAAAATTGCTGAAGCCGCTCCAGAACTAGTGCTTGGCACTCAGATGGAACGACATATTGCCAAACGCTTGGGTATCCCTTGCGCGGTAATTTCTGCACCAATCCATGTTCAAGATGTACCTGCTCGTTACTCACCACAAATGGGCTGGGAAGGCGCAAATGTGATTTTTGATAGCTGGATACATCCTTTGATGATGGGTCTAGAAGAGCATTTGATTGGAATGTTCAAAGAGGACTTCGAGTTTGCAGAAGGTCATATGAGCCATTTGCATACTGCCCCATCACAAGAATCTCGTCGTGATCTACCTAGTGAATCAGTCGCTACTGATCATGCGATCGCCTCAACAAACAACTCTAATCAAGCCGTTCTTACACCTATCGCTCAAGCAATTGAGGGCATTACTTGGAGTGCTGATGGTGAAGCTGAGTTGAAGAAGATTCCCTTCTTTGTTCGCGGCAAAATCAAGCGTAATACTGAGAAATTTGCTAGCGATCGCGGCATCACTTCGATCACCGTAGAAACTCTCTACGATGCAAAAGCTCAGATTGGTCAATAG
- the hemF gene encoding oxygen-dependent coproporphyrinogen oxidase, translating into MTIAPVAPSKVLLKVPVDSKARVKQFMQGLQDNICQGLEELDGKATFKQDQWERPEGGGGRSRVITDGDYFDKGGVNFSEVFGSQLPPAILRHHPEVAGETFYATGTSMVLHPKNPYAPTVHLNYRYFEAGPIWWFGGGLDLTPYYGFGEDAKHLHTTLKAACDRHNPHYYPVFKQWCDDYFYLKHRGETRGVGGIFFDYQNGEDGLYKNSNDSTTAQVMSDEVGDVPRTWEEIFAFVNSCGNSFLPAYTPIANRRRNMEYGDREKQWQLYRRGRYVEFNLVYDRGTIFGLQTNGRTESILMSLPPLVRWDYDYHPEPNTPEAELNETFLKPQDWINWKA; encoded by the coding sequence ATGACTATCGCCCCTGTCGCTCCTAGTAAGGTTTTACTCAAAGTTCCTGTTGACTCTAAGGCTCGCGTGAAACAGTTCATGCAAGGCTTGCAAGACAACATTTGCCAAGGTTTAGAAGAACTAGACGGCAAAGCAACGTTTAAGCAAGATCAATGGGAGAGACCAGAAGGCGGCGGCGGACGATCTCGTGTAATTACTGATGGTGACTATTTTGATAAGGGCGGCGTAAATTTTTCTGAGGTATTTGGCTCCCAGTTGCCCCCAGCTATTTTGCGCCATCACCCAGAAGTTGCAGGCGAAACATTTTATGCGACTGGGACTTCGATGGTGCTACATCCTAAGAATCCCTATGCACCAACGGTTCATCTTAACTATCGCTATTTTGAAGCTGGTCCAATTTGGTGGTTTGGCGGTGGACTTGATCTCACTCCTTATTATGGTTTTGGCGAAGACGCAAAGCATTTGCACACAACACTTAAAGCTGCTTGCGATCGCCATAATCCTCACTACTATCCTGTGTTCAAACAATGGTGTGATGATTACTTTTACCTCAAGCATCGCGGTGAAACTCGCGGCGTAGGTGGTATTTTCTTTGACTATCAAAATGGTGAAGATGGACTTTACAAAAACAGTAATGATTCAACAACCGCTCAAGTAATGAGTGACGAAGTCGGTGATGTACCTCGTACTTGGGAAGAGATTTTCGCCTTTGTTAACAGCTGTGGTAATTCTTTCTTGCCAGCCTATACTCCGATCGCAAATCGTCGCCGCAATATGGAATATGGCGATCGCGAGAAGCAATGGCAACTATACCGTCGCGGACGCTATGTAGAATTTAATCTTGTCTACGATCGTGGCACAATCTTCGGTTTACAAACCAATGGTCGTACCGAATCAATTCTGATGTCTTTACCTCCCCTAGTTCGTTGGGACTATGACTATCACCCTGAGCCAAATACTCCTGAAGCTGAACTGAATGAAACATTCTTGAAGCCTCAAGACTGGATTAACTGGAAAGCCTAA
- a CDS encoding GNAT family N-acetyltransferase: protein MKIPTMLDLPEQFLTLQTPRLILRKLEITDAADIFAYAHDPEVSTYTLWEAHQSINETYEYLNNFVFKMYRDGTGMTWGIVEKGSSKLIGTCGLHVTPVHRRAELGYTLSRDYWGQGLMPEAVNVAITFGFHVMQLLRIQAYCAVENISSARVLEKSGMQFEGILHNYVFTKERPWDVKMYAITRSHDF, encoded by the coding sequence ATGAAAATTCCAACGATGCTAGATCTGCCAGAACAATTTCTAACTTTGCAAACACCACGATTGATTCTTCGTAAATTGGAGATCACTGATGCTGCGGATATTTTTGCCTATGCTCATGATCCAGAAGTAAGTACTTACACTTTATGGGAAGCGCATCAGTCAATTAATGAGACTTATGAATATTTAAACAATTTTGTTTTTAAAATGTATCGCGATGGGACAGGAATGACTTGGGGAATAGTAGAAAAGGGAAGCAGCAAATTAATTGGAACTTGTGGCTTGCATGTTACACCTGTTCATCGAAGGGCAGAGCTAGGATACACACTGTCAAGGGATTATTGGGGTCAAGGCTTGATGCCTGAGGCAGTAAATGTGGCGATTACTTTTGGCTTTCATGTGATGCAATTACTCAGAATTCAAGCTTATTGTGCTGTAGAAAATATAAGCTCGGCAAGAGTTCTAGAAAAATCAGGAATGCAGTTTGAAGGGATTTTGCATAATTATGTTTTCACGAAAGAGCGTCCTTGGGATGTAAAGATGTACGCAATTACGCGATCGCATGATTTCTAA